GATCTCGGTCTCGAAGGCGCGCAGGTAGTCGCGGGTGTGGAACACCGAGGTGAGGTCGGTGGGCGCGCCGGCGATGCGGTGGCCGGCCGCGACGAACGTCGGCTCCAGCGCCTCGATGCCGTCCAACAGGTCGATCCAGGCGGCCCGTTGGGCGGGCATCGGGGTGTCGGCCGTCCACACGTGCAGGCCCTCGAAGAGCAGCACGCCGCCGAGGACCGCGTGGTGGTGGTGCTGCCACAGGTAGTGCCGGTCGGGCAGGTGGAAGTCGGCGCCGCGCAGCTCGAACCGGTGGCCCTCGAAGACGAGTTCGTCGCTGTGCAGCACCTCGGGC
The nucleotide sequence above comes from Streptomyces kaniharaensis. Encoded proteins:
- a CDS encoding MBL fold metallo-hydrolase, whose translation is HGDPDFYFGAQEVQDSFPQARFLATASTVQHIQETYDAKLRAWSHLGPELPTRLVRPEVLHSDELVFEGHRFELRGADFHLPDRHYLWQHHHHAVLGGVLLFEGLHVWTADTPMPAQRAAWIDLLDGIEALEPTFVAAGHRIAGAPTDLTSVFHTRDYLRAFETEIDRAADAAAAKEALEHRYPDLGLRMAVDFGTKVAMGEMTWG